In Pleurocapsa sp. PCC 7319, the following are encoded in one genomic region:
- a CDS encoding acyltransferase family protein — translation MNSRQVKLKPKTYNSSPSQINPVVLLTVIFLFIVLLLHHGNYTYDFLDPLRDFEINKPLQKFSVGGFLFLSGFKLVKSKLSVPASDFWVNRFSRVYLPYLFAVIIFSFVVYPIGNNSNFPSIPNFLIHILCLQALLPNFFQPNYTTIWFVSILFCCYAFFLSTRRLLVRIFDFCLVLSLTIISIYWLRLLVLRWGIAIFRGDFEIYLLFFALGMLYAQTEYFFKKTKIKVLLLIATVSVLNSILYYNFIALSWNILPWEIITIIGTSIPLYLVGFKIAPRLSCNHKILTLMNLVAYSSFCTFLFHRPIWTMLRWIWYQKSLPQAAFIVILGIPLILFISYWLQTLYDRIRSRLSNFRQVI, via the coding sequence ATGAACAGTCGTCAAGTTAAATTAAAACCTAAAACTTATAATTCATCTCCAAGCCAAATTAATCCAGTAGTATTACTAACTGTAATCTTCCTGTTTATAGTTTTACTATTGCATCATGGCAATTATACTTATGATTTTCTTGATCCTCTTCGTGACTTTGAAATCAATAAACCATTACAAAAGTTCTCAGTAGGGGGATTTCTGTTTCTTTCAGGCTTTAAACTTGTAAAATCGAAATTATCTGTACCAGCCTCGGATTTTTGGGTTAACAGATTTTCAAGAGTTTATCTACCATATTTATTCGCCGTAATTATTTTCTCATTTGTAGTTTATCCAATTGGCAATAATAGTAATTTTCCTTCTATACCTAATTTTCTAATCCATATTTTGTGTTTGCAAGCACTATTGCCCAATTTTTTTCAACCAAACTATACTACTATTTGGTTTGTTAGTATTCTTTTTTGTTGTTACGCTTTCTTTTTATCAACTAGAAGATTATTAGTACGAATATTTGATTTTTGTCTCGTATTATCACTAACAATTATCTCTATTTATTGGCTAAGATTATTGGTTTTAAGATGGGGAATAGCCATCTTTCGGGGTGACTTTGAAATATATTTATTATTTTTTGCTCTGGGTATGCTCTATGCTCAAACTGAATATTTTTTTAAGAAAACAAAAATCAAAGTTCTTTTATTAATAGCAACAGTAAGTGTCTTAAATTCAATTTTATATTATAATTTTATCGCCTTGAGTTGGAATATATTACCTTGGGAAATAATCACTATTATTGGTACTAGTATTCCTCTATATTTAGTTGGGTTTAAAATTGCTCCTCGTTTATCTTGCAACCACAAAATTTTGACTTTGATGAACCTGGTTGCCTATTCTTCTTTTTGCACGTTTTTATTTCACAGACCAATTTGGACTATGTTGAGATGGATCTGGTATCAAAAATCTCTACCTCAAGCTGCTTTTATTGTGATTCTGGGAATACCATTGATTCTGTTTATTTCCTATTGGCTTCAGACATTATATGATCGAATACGATCGAGATTATCAAATTTTCGGCAGGTAATTTAA
- a CDS encoding two-component system response regulator, producing the protein MTILIATHNRGQKRLGANSRILALYDQVYIYSKKTTTILSWIQQHQPDLVVLDFEISQIKKMELISVLRLDWLTRNIPIIIITNLASQQKLATTNLDFNACLVEPYSLQELERVICSLVPIPDCELSVSAS; encoded by the coding sequence ATGACCATATTAATCGCCACACATAACCGCGGTCAGAAACGACTGGGAGCTAATTCGAGAATATTAGCTTTGTATGACCAAGTTTATATTTACTCAAAAAAAACGACGACGATATTATCTTGGATACAACAACATCAACCCGATCTAGTTGTGCTGGATTTTGAGATATCTCAAATCAAGAAAATGGAGTTGATTTCCGTCTTAAGACTAGATTGGCTCACACGCAATATTCCTATTATTATTATTACCAATTTGGCATCCCAACAAAAACTTGCCACTACCAATTTGGACTTTAATGCTTGCTTAGTTGAGCCTTATTCACTCCAAGAATTAGAAAGAGTTATTTGTTCCCTAGTGCCGATTCCTGATTGTGAATTGAGTGTTAGTGCATCTTAG
- the hemE gene encoding uroporphyrinogen decarboxylase: protein MSEANETPLLLRAARGEILERPPVWMMRQAGRYMKAYRDIREKYPSFRERSEIPEVAIEISLQPWKAFQPDGVIMFSDIVTPLPGLGIEMDIAEGKGPIISSPIRSQQQVDALKALNPDESLPFIKTILQSLRSEVGNKSTVLGFVGAPWTLAAYAVEGKGSKTYSNIKGMAFSDPTILHQLLSKLADAIATYICYQIDCGAQAVQMFDSWAGQLCPQDYEVFALPYQQQVFRKVKETHPDTPLILLVSGSAGLLERMTPSGADIVNVDWTVDMAEARQRLGKDMKVQGNIDPGVLFGSHDVIRDRILDTIRKAGNQGHILNLGHGVLVGTPEDNVRYFFETAKQADQLLAHA from the coding sequence ATGAGCGAAGCAAATGAAACGCCATTGTTGTTAAGAGCAGCCCGTGGCGAAATATTAGAACGCCCTCCTGTGTGGATGATGCGTCAGGCGGGTAGATATATGAAAGCATATCGAGATATTAGAGAAAAATATCCCAGTTTTCGTGAACGCTCCGAAATACCTGAAGTGGCGATCGAGATTTCATTACAGCCTTGGAAAGCTTTTCAACCTGATGGTGTAATTATGTTTTCTGACATTGTTACTCCTCTACCTGGTTTGGGCATCGAAATGGATATTGCTGAAGGAAAAGGACCGATCATTAGTTCTCCTATCCGCAGTCAGCAACAAGTGGATGCACTAAAAGCTTTAAATCCAGACGAGTCTTTACCCTTCATCAAAACTATTTTGCAAAGTTTACGTTCTGAAGTGGGCAATAAATCGACTGTTTTGGGTTTTGTGGGTGCGCCTTGGACTTTAGCTGCTTATGCTGTGGAAGGAAAGGGTTCTAAAACTTACTCCAATATCAAAGGTATGGCATTTTCCGACCCAACTATTTTGCATCAGTTATTGAGTAAGCTGGCAGATGCGATCGCTACTTATATCTGCTATCAAATTGATTGCGGGGCACAGGCAGTGCAGATGTTTGACTCCTGGGCAGGACAATTATGTCCTCAAGATTACGAAGTTTTTGCTTTACCTTATCAGCAGCAGGTATTCCGCAAAGTTAAAGAAACTCATCCCGATACACCACTAATCTTGTTAGTTAGTGGTAGTGCTGGTCTGTTGGAGCGGATGACTCCTTCTGGGGCGGATATTGTCAATGTTGACTGGACAGTAGACATGGCAGAAGCTAGACAGAGACTAGGTAAAGATATGAAAGTGCAAGGAAATATTGATCCTGGTGTTTTATTTGGTTCTCATGATGTAATTCGCGATCGCATTTTGGATACTATTCGTAAGGCAGGAAACCAAGGGCATATCCTCAACTTAGGACACGGTGTATTGGTTGGTACTCCTGAAGATAATGTTCGTTATTTCTTTGAAACTGCTAAACAAGCAGACCAACTATTAGCTCACGCTTAA
- a CDS encoding filamentous hemagglutinin N-terminal domain-containing protein, with the protein MSKSFSPLFQLSLCTLGCLYATSDISLAQVTSDGTVNTQVNQNGNVAEITGGETRGGNLFHSFQNFSVPTGNEAFFNNATDISNIFSRVTGGNVSNIDGLIRANGNSSLFLINPAGIIFGENARLDIGGSFYGSSATSVLFEDGEFSAADLENPPLLTINAPIGLGFRDQPGEIINRSLTQNSAEELVGLEVDPGNHLALVGGNINFETGFAIARGGNIELGGLSEAGTVGINPDGSLSFPEEVTKADINLSNLSIVDVSGTGGGSVSVNARNLNLSAGEFGSSFIIAGIRAESTSAEAQAGDVTIDVAENITLDDSSITNQVDIGGVGNSGNITINTSSIEVINGGLVFTDTFGQGNAGSIDITATGDITIDGEDLGGSPSGATSVVRPDAEGDAGGVNIDTANLTLTNGGLVDASTFGQGNAGSVDITATGDIIFEGEGSNGFPSGATSVVGPDAVGNAGGVNIDTANLTLTNGGLVDASTFGQGNAGGVTIDTANLTLTNGGLVDASTFGQGNAGGVTIDTANLTLTNGGQLDVNTFGQGDAGSIDITATGDIIFEGEDLKGSPSGANSVVGSDAVGDAGDVTIDTANLTLTNGGLVDASTFGQGNAGSIDITATGDIIFEGEPSRGFPSGAFSVVGTDAEGNAGGVTIDTANLTLTAGGRVNASTGGQGNAGSVDITATGDIIFEGETSEGIPSGATSTVNFGAVGDAGGVTIDTANLTLTNGGSVDVSTGSQGNAGSVDITATGDIIIEGETSEGIPSGANSGVGPDAVGDAGGVTIDTANLILTNGGRVFTSTFGQGNAGNVTINATESIFISGAIERFRSGISANALINNGNSGNVNVLTEQLTIASGGTIEVSNFDNIGERTPGTGQPGSILIEAKNLDLVDTARIEAATQSQTGVNSNIDLQIAEDITLGDNSFISAQAFGNANGGNLDIDARFILAFPSNGIGNDLIATANRGRGGNINLNVEQIFGLAIGDGIDDETGDFINNNSNDIDASSQVLGLDGTVNINTSRINPVQRAIELPQNIVEPEQTTAQACQANREAAAQNGLAISGKGGIVPEPGLPLNSLNVTVNGEVNPTANVPEPIETAQGKIQPARGVKVTESGEVILTAYRTDNSGERLPEIKLNCG; encoded by the coding sequence GTGTCCAAATCTTTTTCTCCTTTATTTCAACTTTCTCTCTGTACTCTTGGCTGCCTCTACGCCACTAGTGATATATCTTTAGCTCAAGTTACTTCCGATGGCACAGTTAATACTCAAGTAAATCAAAATGGTAATGTAGCAGAAATTACAGGTGGAGAAACCAGGGGTGGCAATCTCTTCCATAGCTTTCAAAACTTTTCTGTACCGACAGGGAATGAAGCCTTTTTTAATAATGCGACTGATATCTCTAATATCTTTAGTCGGGTTACTGGCGGTAATGTATCTAATATTGATGGTTTAATTCGGGCTAATGGCAATTCTAGTTTGTTCTTGATTAATCCCGCAGGGATTATATTCGGAGAGAATGCCAGATTAGATATAGGAGGTTCATTTTATGGCAGTAGTGCCACTAGTGTTCTGTTTGAAGATGGGGAATTTAGTGCTGCCGATTTAGAAAATCCTCCTTTATTAACTATTAATGCTCCCATTGGTTTAGGTTTTCGGGATCAACCAGGAGAAATAATCAATCGTTCCTTGACTCAAAATAGTGCAGAAGAATTAGTCGGTTTGGAAGTTGACCCTGGTAATCATCTAGCTTTGGTTGGCGGTAATATTAACTTTGAGACGGGTTTTGCTATTGCTAGAGGAGGCAATATTGAATTAGGAGGATTATCTGAAGCAGGAACAGTTGGGATTAATCCTGATGGTAGTTTGAGTTTTCCTGAAGAAGTAACCAAAGCAGATATCAATTTGAGCAATTTATCCATTGTAGATGTTAGTGGAACAGGGGGTGGAAGTGTTAGCGTTAACGCTCGCAACTTGAATTTATCAGCAGGAGAATTTGGTAGTAGTTTCATTATCGCAGGAATTAGAGCTGAATCCACATCTGCCGAGGCACAAGCAGGAGATGTGACTATCGATGTTGCTGAAAATATAACCCTTGATGATAGTAGTATTACTAATCAAGTTGATATTGGTGGAGTCGGCAATTCAGGCAATATCACGATTAATACTAGTTCAATTGAAGTAATAAATGGGGGACTAGTTTTCACTGATACTTTTGGTCAAGGGAATGCAGGAAGCATTGATATTACCGCTACAGGAGACATAACTATTGATGGTGAAGATTTAGGAGGTTCTCCTAGTGGTGCTACTAGTGTTGTTCGTCCAGATGCAGAAGGAGATGCAGGAGGTGTGAATATCGATACTGCTAATCTCACTCTAACTAATGGGGGACTAGTTGATGCTAGTACTTTTGGTCAAGGGAATGCAGGAAGCGTCGATATTACCGCTACAGGAGACATAATTTTTGAGGGTGAAGGTTCAAATGGTTTTCCTAGTGGTGCTACTAGTGTTGTTGGTCCAGATGCTGTAGGGAATGCAGGAGGTGTGAATATCGATACTGCCAACCTAACTCTAACTAATGGGGGACTAGTTGATGCTAGTACTTTTGGTCAAGGGAATGCAGGAGGTGTGACTATCGATACTGCTAACCTAACTCTAACTAATGGGGGACTAGTTGATGCTAGTACTTTTGGTCAAGGGAATGCAGGAGGTGTGACTATCGATACTGCTAACCTAACTCTAACTAATGGGGGACAACTTGATGTTAATACTTTTGGTCAAGGGGATGCAGGAAGCATCGACATTACCGCTACAGGAGACATAATTTTTGAGGGTGAAGATTTAAAAGGTTCTCCTAGTGGTGCTAATAGTGTTGTTGGTTCAGATGCTGTAGGAGATGCAGGAGATGTGACTATCGATACTGCTAATCTAACTTTAACTAATGGGGGACTAGTTGATGCTAGTACTTTTGGTCAAGGGAATGCAGGAAGCATCGACATTACCGCTACAGGAGACATAATTTTTGAGGGTGAACCTTCAAGAGGTTTTCCTAGTGGTGCTTTTAGTGTTGTTGGTACAGATGCAGAAGGAAATGCAGGAGGTGTGACTATCGATACTGCTAATCTCACTCTAACGGCAGGGGGAAGGGTTAATGCTAGTACAGGAGGTCAAGGGAATGCAGGAAGCGTCGACATTACCGCTACAGGAGACATAATTTTTGAGGGTGAAACTTCAGAAGGTATTCCTAGTGGTGCTACTAGTACTGTTAATTTTGGTGCAGTAGGAGATGCAGGAGGTGTGACTATCGATACTGCTAATCTAACTCTAACTAATGGGGGAAGCGTTGATGTTAGTACAGGAAGTCAAGGGAATGCAGGAAGCGTCGACATTACCGCTACAGGAGACATAATTATTGAAGGTGAAACTTCAGAAGGTATTCCTAGTGGTGCTAATAGTGGTGTTGGTCCAGATGCAGTAGGAGATGCAGGAGGTGTGACTATCGATACTGCTAATCTAATTCTAACTAATGGGGGAAGGGTTTTTACTAGTACTTTTGGTCAAGGTAATGCAGGAAATGTAACCATCAATGCTACAGAATCTATCTTCATCAGCGGTGCAATTGAACGGTTTCGCAGTGGCATATCCGCTAATGCCCTAATTAACAATGGTAATAGCGGTAATGTTAATGTGCTTACCGAGCAACTAACTATTGCTAGTGGTGGCACCATTGAAGTCAGTAATTTTGACAATATAGGAGAACGAACTCCAGGTACAGGACAACCAGGAAGTATTTTGATTGAAGCTAAGAATCTTGACCTAGTAGATACAGCCAGAATTGAAGCTGCAACTCAATCACAAACAGGAGTAAATAGTAATATTGATTTACAAATTGCAGAAGACATTACCCTGGGAGATAACAGTTTTATCTCTGCTCAAGCCTTTGGTAATGCTAATGGTGGCAACTTAGATATTGATGCTCGGTTTATTCTGGCTTTCCCTAGCAATGGTATTGGTAATGATTTGATTGCTACTGCAAATCGAGGAAGAGGTGGAAATATTAATCTCAATGTCGAACAAATCTTTGGACTGGCAATAGGAGACGGGATTGATGACGAGACTGGTGATTTCATCAATAATAATAGCAACGATATTGATGCTAGTTCTCAAGTTTTAGGCTTAGATGGTACTGTCAATATCAATACTTCCAGGATTAATCCTGTGCAGCGAGCAATTGAACTACCACAAAACATAGTAGAACCTGAACAAACAACTGCTCAAGCTTGCCAAGCTAATCGTGAAGCAGCAGCTCAGAATGGTCTGGCTATTTCAGGTAAAGGTGGAATCGTTCCCGAACCAGGACTTCCTTTGAATTCTCTCAATGTCACAGTCAATGGAGAAGTGAACCCTACCGCTAATGTTCCCGAACCCATTGAAACAGCCCAAGGTAAAATTCAACCAGCTAGAGGAGTTAAAGTAACGGAGTCTGGAGAAGTAATCTTAACGGCATATCGAACTGATAATTCAGGGGAAAGACTTCCTGAAATCAAGCTCAACTGTGGTTAA
- a CDS encoding AAA-like domain-containing protein: MDSEKVLKTVEQLLQRQLTQIEQRVLILSWEGQSYKDIEENTGYVIGYLRDIGSSMWRQLSNVLQKRVTKKNLPIVLEQFQPNKDLVLPSNLPPQTDSDDPDNMNAHSDLSFPSAPVSSNSRLYIKRPPCEELARNEIARQGCLLRIKAPQKMGKSSLLNQVIAQANSLGDQVAYLDFKDAESAVFNSLDCLLHWFCAAVCQQLNLPPNLDYYWDEDYGSKMSCKIFFESYILKHTDRSLVLTINEVNRIFEHPQTAADFLPLLRSFHEQSRRSVTWQKLRLVLVYSTDIYVPLNINQSPFNIGLCLKLPPFNFQQVRDLAQRYELNWQGNEVEQLMSLVGGHPYLVNIALYYLSHEVIDFERLLSDAPKPTGIYRQHLQSYLILLQQEPQLISAMYNLVNSSEPIRLDVLVAYKLESLGLIELDRFFAQVSCQLYRLYFQEVLELHRSDRTG, encoded by the coding sequence ATGGATTCTGAAAAGGTCTTAAAAACTGTAGAACAGTTGTTACAAAGACAACTTACCCAGATAGAACAAAGAGTTTTAATTCTATCTTGGGAAGGTCAATCTTATAAAGATATTGAGGAGAATACGGGATACGTAATTGGCTATCTGAGAGATATTGGTTCGAGTATGTGGAGGCAACTATCAAACGTACTGCAAAAGCGGGTCACTAAAAAAAATCTACCGATAGTTCTCGAACAATTCCAGCCAAACAAAGATTTAGTATTGCCAAGTAACCTTCCGCCACAGACAGATAGTGACGATCCAGACAACATGAATGCTCACAGTGATTTGAGTTTTCCCAGCGCACCAGTATCGTCTAATTCTCGTCTATATATCAAACGTCCCCCCTGCGAAGAACTAGCTCGCAACGAAATTGCTCGACAGGGTTGTTTGCTGCGAATTAAAGCACCTCAAAAGATGGGTAAGAGTTCTTTACTCAATCAGGTAATTGCTCAAGCCAATAGTTTGGGCGATCAAGTTGCTTATTTAGATTTTAAAGATGCAGAATCAGCAGTTTTTAATTCGCTAGATTGTCTGCTTCATTGGTTTTGTGCTGCTGTCTGTCAGCAATTAAATCTTCCTCCTAATTTAGATTATTACTGGGACGAAGATTATGGCAGTAAAATGAGTTGTAAAATTTTTTTTGAAAGCTATATTCTCAAGCATACTGATCGCTCTTTGGTTTTGACTATTAATGAAGTCAATCGCATTTTTGAACATCCTCAGACGGCGGCAGATTTCTTACCCCTGTTGCGCTCGTTTCACGAACAGTCTCGTCGCAGTGTAACCTGGCAAAAGCTGCGTTTAGTACTCGTATATTCAACTGATATTTACGTTCCCCTCAATATCAATCAATCTCCTTTTAACATAGGCTTATGCTTAAAGTTACCGCCATTTAATTTCCAACAGGTTAGAGATTTGGCACAAAGATACGAACTAAATTGGCAAGGTAACGAAGTCGAACAATTAATGTCTTTGGTAGGGGGACATCCTTATCTAGTTAACATTGCCTTATATTATCTCAGCCACGAAGTTATAGATTTCGAACGGCTATTATCAGATGCACCCAAACCTACAGGAATTTATCGCCAACACCTGCAAAGCTATTTAATCCTATTGCAACAAGAACCGCAGTTAATATCCGCAATGTATAACCTGGTTAATAGTAGCGAACCGATAAGGTTAGATGTGCTAGTAGCCTATAAACTAGAAAGTCTGGGACTAATTGAGTTAGATCGTTTTTTTGCCCAAGTTAGTTGTCAATTGTATCGTCTTTATTTTCAGGAAGTCTTAGAACTCCATCGAAGCGATCGCACTGGCTAA
- a CDS encoding LAGLIDADG family homing endonuclease: MGETEITLVDGRSLSFQELVTEQEEGKQNFCYTIRHDGKIGIEKIINARVTKKNAEVIKLTLDNGESITCTPDHRFMLRDGSYKAAAFLTPDDSLMPLYRKTSNINEPGITVDGYEMVWDNRSDSWLFTHILADWYNRWQGIYVKEDGEHCHHLDFNKLNNNPTNLKRLPKEEHLALHRRHISKTLHRPEAIKKCRQIKQTDKFRSMMSQRMKQPETVKILSEQAQAQWQDEEYKAYMTAKWREFYETNEEYRQQNKERLNKAQREDWGEESNRIAQAERVHNYFANNPDAREELSSIAKKQWQDEKLLAWRKEKTKQQWTPEFRDKRRQALNKTYYRKTLAALKQIEIEQGNLDLESYYQYRLSTKDKSLLKFDTFVNRYFDGDKNKACETVANYNHRVVKIESVAEKSDVYDIEVPHTHNFALASGVFVHNSAKQGRDRQFQAILPLRGKIINIEKTDDTKIYKNNEIQSMITALGLGIKGDEFDPSQLRYHRIVIMSVAGDEPTLVLDEYTGQTEFVEIGKFIDECVEGKRTTERYQVVCFDPGTNETRFRPLKAVIRHGHEEPMYKITTRYNRSVKVTSSHSVFVYEDGEVKLKKGNEIREGDLLVASRRLPRPENSPTRIDLLKIFYEAGLTNSLYLQGEDVRKIAAKRVLAKVSQPEQWSEPRVKLDQAGWQELVCQRQTAGISQKAVATSCGVKQPITISHWERGINRPTLTDFLGYLDAIGGNDNVIYETLPSKIDNLLTQDDNSKNARWREVSAYKPISFFTPNELNQLGEEIHIVPQAHIDKAFNRYLPINRDLMYFLGWYVAEGTLSKHQVSLNLGQKDQPFIPELIAAIEQVFDETPRLYQDPDSEGIKLYFQSVAAARLLRAWGLAKLAHQKQLPDIVLSLGEELQLAFLKGYFLGDGTTVGQNISFTTNSSKLKDGLLYLFGQLGLIASHTHHQPSTAENAAIQTRRDYYTIAICGKKQLDYCRPIWQNHPNADKLEAHLTRSTRKSQAYVAISEDLMGLKVISNEEIDLVGDYVYDFSVQDDENFVCGTGGLACHNTDADVDGAHIRTLLLTFFYRYQRELVDQGYIYIACPPLYKLERGRNHQYCYSDRELEQRISEFPANANYTIQRFKGLGEMMPQQLWDTTMNPETRAMKRVEIDDAAEADRIFTVLMGDRVAPRREFIETHAPKLNLDDLDI, encoded by the coding sequence GTGGGAGAGACTGAGATTACCCTGGTTGATGGACGTTCCTTAAGCTTTCAAGAACTAGTAACTGAGCAAGAAGAAGGTAAACAAAACTTCTGTTACACAATTCGCCATGATGGCAAAATTGGTATTGAAAAAATTATCAATGCCAGAGTTACTAAGAAAAATGCCGAAGTAATTAAATTAACCTTAGATAACGGTGAAAGTATCACTTGTACACCAGATCATCGTTTTATGTTGCGAGATGGTAGTTATAAAGCAGCAGCATTTTTAACTCCAGATGATTCATTAATGCCACTATATCGTAAGACTTCTAATATTAATGAACCTGGCATTACTGTCGACGGTTACGAAATGGTTTGGGATAATCGCTCTGATTCTTGGTTATTCACTCATATACTTGCCGATTGGTACAATCGTTGGCAAGGTATATATGTCAAAGAGGATGGAGAACATTGCCATCATCTTGATTTCAATAAACTTAATAACAATCCAACAAACCTAAAGCGTCTTCCCAAAGAAGAACATCTGGCTTTACACCGTCGACATATCAGTAAGACATTGCATCGACCTGAAGCGATCAAAAAATGTCGTCAAATTAAGCAAACAGATAAGTTTCGTTCAATGATGAGTCAAAGAATGAAACAACCTGAAACAGTCAAGATATTATCTGAACAAGCTCAAGCACAATGGCAGGATGAAGAGTATAAGGCTTATATGACTGCTAAATGGCGAGAATTTTATGAAACTAACGAAGAATATCGCCAGCAAAATAAAGAACGATTAAATAAGGCACAACGGGAAGATTGGGGAGAAGAAAGTAATAGAATTGCCCAAGCTGAAAGAGTTCATAACTATTTTGCTAATAATCCCGATGCGAGAGAAGAACTTTCATCAATTGCTAAAAAACAATGGCAAGATGAAAAATTGTTAGCGTGGCGCAAGGAAAAAACTAAGCAGCAGTGGACACCTGAATTCAGGGATAAACGTCGTCAAGCTTTAAATAAAACTTACTACCGTAAGACACTAGCTGCCTTAAAACAGATTGAAATCGAACAGGGAAACTTAGATTTAGAGAGTTACTATCAATACCGTTTATCAACTAAAGATAAATCGTTGCTTAAGTTTGATACCTTTGTCAATCGATATTTTGATGGGGATAAAAATAAAGCTTGTGAAACAGTAGCTAATTACAATCACCGCGTTGTAAAAATTGAATCAGTAGCTGAAAAATCTGATGTTTACGATATAGAAGTACCTCACACTCATAACTTTGCTCTAGCAAGTGGTGTATTTGTTCATAATAGTGCCAAACAAGGAAGGGACAGGCAATTTCAGGCAATTTTGCCCCTAAGAGGTAAGATAATCAACATTGAAAAGACTGATGACACCAAAATCTATAAAAATAATGAGATTCAGTCGATGATTACTGCTTTGGGATTAGGCATCAAAGGTGATGAATTTGATCCTTCTCAACTACGCTATCACCGCATAGTAATTATGAGTGTAGCGGGAGATGAACCCACTCTTGTATTAGACGAATATACAGGACAGACTGAGTTTGTAGAAATTGGTAAATTTATCGATGAATGTGTGGAAGGAAAACGCACTACTGAAAGATATCAGGTGGTTTGTTTTGATCCTGGTACCAATGAAACTCGTTTTCGTCCTCTGAAAGCAGTCATCCGTCACGGTCACGAAGAGCCGATGTATAAGATTACTACTAGATACAATCGCTCGGTTAAAGTGACTTCTTCTCACAGTGTTTTTGTCTATGAGGATGGAGAAGTAAAACTAAAAAAAGGAAACGAAATCCGAGAAGGGGATTTATTAGTAGCCAGTCGTCGTTTACCTCGTCCCGAAAATAGTCCGACTCGGATTGATTTACTCAAGATTTTCTACGAAGCAGGATTAACTAATTCTCTCTATTTACAGGGAGAAGATGTTCGGAAAATAGCTGCAAAAAGAGTTTTGGCAAAAGTATCTCAGCCTGAACAATGGAGTGAACCCAGGGTTAAATTGGATCAAGCTGGCTGGCAGGAATTAGTTTGCCAGCGTCAGACAGCAGGTATTTCGCAAAAAGCAGTTGCTACTAGCTGTGGAGTTAAGCAACCGATCACTATTAGTCATTGGGAAAGGGGTATCAATCGACCTACTTTAACTGATTTTCTCGGTTATCTTGATGCGATTGGCGGTAACGACAATGTTATCTATGAGACTTTACCTTCAAAGATCGATAATTTATTAACTCAAGATGACAATAGTAAAAATGCACGTTGGCGCGAAGTCAGTGCTTATAAACCTATTAGTTTCTTTACTCCTAACGAATTAAATCAATTAGGAGAAGAAATACACATTGTTCCCCAAGCTCATATCGATAAAGCATTTAACCGCTATCTACCGATTAACCGCGACTTGATGTATTTCTTGGGTTGGTATGTGGCAGAAGGAACTTTAAGCAAGCATCAAGTTAGTTTGAATTTGGGTCAAAAAGACCAACCTTTTATTCCTGAATTGATTGCAGCCATTGAACAAGTTTTTGATGAAACTCCTCGTCTTTATCAAGATCCTGATAGCGAAGGAATTAAACTCTACTTCCAAAGTGTTGCAGCAGCTAGACTATTGAGAGCTTGGGGATTAGCTAAGCTAGCTCATCAAAAACAACTCCCCGATATTGTTTTAAGTCTGGGTGAAGAATTACAATTAGCCTTTTTAAAAGGTTATTTCCTTGGCGATGGTACAACAGTTGGTCAAAATATTTCTTTTACTACTAACTCCAGTAAGTTAAAAGATGGCTTATTGTATTTATTTGGTCAGTTGGGTTTAATTGCTAGTCATACCCATCATCAACCTTCAACAGCAGAGAATGCAGCAATTCAAACTCGCCGTGATTACTACACTATTGCTATCTGTGGTAAGAAACAATTAGATTACTGCCGTCCAATCTGGCAAAATCACCCTAATGCCGATAAGTTAGAAGCACATCTGACAAGATCCACCCGTAAGTCTCAAGCTTATGTGGCTATTAGTGAAGACTTAATGGGATTAAAAGTAATCTCTAACGAAGAAATAGATTTGGTTGGTGATTATGTCTATGATTTTTCTGTGCAAGACGATGAAAACTTTGTCTGTGGTACTGGTGGTTTAGCTTGCCATAATACTGATGCTGATGTAGATGGGGCACACATCAGAACCCTTTTGCTTACTTTCTTCTATCGTTATCAGCGAGAATTAGTCGACCAGGGATATATCTATATCGCCTGTCCTCCCCTTTATAAACTAGAACGGGGGCGCAACCATCAATATTGTTATAGCGATCGCGAGTTGGAACAGCGCATTAGTGAGTTTCCCGCCAACGCTAATTACACTATCCAAAGATTTAAAGGGTTGGGTGAGATGATGCCCCAGCAGCTTTGGGATACGACCATGAATCCTGAAACCCGTGCCATGAAGCGGGTAGAAATCGATGATGCTGCCGAAGCCGATCGCATTTTTACAGTTTTAATGGGCGATCGCGTTGCACCAAGAAGAGAGTTTATTGAAACTCATGCACCTAAGTTGAATCTAGACGATCTCGATATTTAA